CGCAAGCGCGGCCGTCTCGTGCCGTACTGGCTGCTGCTGCCCGGCATCCTCTGGCTGATCGTCTTCTTCGCGCTGCCGATGATCTACCAGGCCTCCACCTCCGTGCAGACGGGTTCCCTGGAGCAGGGCTACAAGGTCACCTGGCACTTCGCGACCTACTGGGACGCGCTGTCCGAGTACTGGCCACAGTTCCTGCGCTCGGTCGCCTACGCGGCCGCCGCGACGCTCCTGTGCCTGGTCCTCGGCTACCCGCTGGCGTATCTGATCGCCTTCCGCGCGGGCCGCTGGCGCAACCTGATCATGATCCTGGTGATCGCACCGTTCTTCACCAGCTTCCTGATCCGCACGCTCGCCTGGAAGACGATCCTCTCCGACAGCGGCCCGGTCGTCAGCACCCTGAACACGCTGCACGTCCTGGACGTCACCAACTGGCTCGGCTGGACCGCCGGTGACCGCGTGCTGGCCACACCGCTCGCGGTGGTCTGCGGTCTGACGTACAACTTCCTGCCGTTCATGATCCTGCCCCTGTACACCTCCCTCGAACGCATCGACGGACGCCTCCACGAGGCGGCGGGCGATCTGTACGCCAAGCCGATCACGACCTTCCGGAAGGTCACCTTCCCGCTGTCGATGCCCGGCGTGGTCTCGGGCACGCTGCTGACCTTCATTCCGGCGGCCGGCGACTACGTGAACGCCGACCTGCTCGGCTCCACCGACACCCGCATGGTCGGCAACGTCATCCAGACGCAGTTCCTGCGGATTCTCGACTATCCGACGGCCGCGGCGCTCTCGTTCATCCTGATGGCCGCGATCCTCTTCATGGTGACCGTCTACATCCGTAAGTCCGGGACGGAGGATCTGGTCTAAATGCCCTTCGTCAACTGGCTCAAGCGCAATCTCGTCGTCATCGCGGGACTGCTGACACTCGGATATCTCCTGCTGCCGAACGTCGTCGTCACGGTGTTCTCCTTCAACAAACCGAAGGGCCGCTTCAACTACGAATGGCAGCAGTTCTCGCTGGACGCCTGGAAGGACCCGTGCGGCGTCGCCGACATGTGCGGCTCGCTGTCCATCAGCCTCCAGATCGCCGTGTGGGCGACCATCGGCGCCACGATCCTCGGCACGATGATCGCCTTCGCGCTGGTCCGCTACCGCTTCCGCGCACGCGGCGCCGTGAACTCGCTGATCTTCCTGCCCATGGCGATGCCCGAGGTCGTCATGGCGGCCTCGCTGCTCACCCTGTTCCTCAACATGGGCGCGCAGTTGGGCTTCTGGACGATCCTCATCGCCCACATCATGTTCTGCCTCAGCTTCGTCGTGACCGCCGTCAAGGCGCGTGTCATGTCGATGGACCCGAGGCTGGAACAGGCCGCACAGGACCTCTACGCCGGCCCGTTCCAGACCTTCCTCCGGGTCACTCTGCCGATCGCGGCGCCCGGAATCGCCGCGGGCGCGCTGCTCGCCTTCGCGCTCTCTTTCGACGATTTCATCATCACCAATTTCAACGCGGGTTCGACCGTCACGTTCCCCATGTTCGTCTGGGGTTCGGCACAGCGCGGAACACCCGTTCAGATCAATGTCATCGGCACGACGATGTTCATCGTCGCCGTACTGTTCGTCCTGGTCTCCATGGCCATCGGCAACCGCCGAAATCGCCAGAAGGCATAAGCCGCTCGGCGTGATACACCTGTAGGGAGTTGAAATCATGGCCCCTAGCGCCATGACCCGTTGGACCAAGTCACTTTCTGAAGCACAGCCGGTCCCGTACTGGCTGGAAGACCCCGGCAAGCCCCACCCCGAGCCCGCCCTCACCGGCACCGAGACCTGCGACCTGCTGGTCGTCGGCGGCGGCTACAGCGGACTGTGGACCGCGCTCATCGCCAAGGAGCGCGACCCGCGGCGGGATGTGGTGCTGGTGGAGGGCCGCGAGGCGGGCTGGGCCGCCTCGGGCCGCAACGGCGGCTTCTGCGCCGCCTCCCTCACTCACGGTCTGGCCAACGGCCTCACCCGCTGGCCGGACGAGATCCACACACTCCAGGAGCTGGGCGCCCGCAACCTCGACGAGATCGAGAAGGCGGTCGCCCGCTACTCCCTGGACTGCGACTTCGAGCGCACCGGCGAGATCGACGTAGCGACCGAGGCGTACCAGGCGTGGGAACTGCGCGACTGGTACGAGGAGCTGGACCGCCGGGGCCTCGCCGAAGGCACCGAGTTCCTGGACGCGGAGGCGGTACGGGAGCAGGTCGACTCACCGACCTTCCTCGCCGGCCTGTACGACCGCCGGGGCGTGGCCATGCTCAACCCCGCGAAGCTCGCCTGGGGCCTCAAGCGCGCCTGTCTCCAACTCGGGGTACGCGTGTACGAGCACACCCCCGCCCTGACGTTGAAGCCGTACGGCGCCGGCATGGCCGTACGCACCCCGTACGGCCAGGTCCGCGCCCGCAAGGTCGCGCTCGGCACGAACATCTTCCCGAACCTGCTGCGGCGCGTCCGCTCGTACACCGTCCCGGTCTACGACTACGCGCTGATGACCGAGCCGCTGACCGCCGACCAGCTTGCCTCCATCGGCTGGAAGAACCGCCAGGGCCTCGGGGACTCGGCCAACCAGTTCCACTACTTCCGGCTCTCGGCCGACAACCGGATCCTGTGGGGCGGCTACGACGCGATCCACCACTACGGCGGCCGGGTGCGGTCCGAGTACGACGACCGCCCGGAGACGTACGCCAAGCTCGCCGGGCACTTCTTCACCTGCTTCCCGCAGCTGGAGGGCATCCGCTTCACGCACGCGTGGGGCGGCGCGATCGACACCTGCTCGCGCTTCTCGGCGTTCTTCGGCACGGCGCACCAGGGCAAGGTGGCCTACGCGGCCGGCTTCACGGGCCTCGGCGTCGGGGCGACCCGCTTCGGCGCGGACGTGATGCTCGACCTGCTGGCGGGGGAGCGCACGGAGCGGACCGAGCTGGGGATGGTCCGCAAGAAGCCGCTGCCGTTCCCGCCGGAGCCCTTCGCCTGGACGGGCATCGCGCTCACCAAGTGGTCGCTGGCACGGGCCGACGCGCAGGGCGGTCGGCGCAACCTCTGGCTGAAGACGATGGACAGGCTGGGGCTGGGGTTCGACAGCTAGCCACAGCTAGCCACGCGGGGCCTGCAAGGGGCTCGAAGGGACCTGCCGAGGCTCTCGGCGGGTCCCTTGCGGATTCTGGCGGTCCCGGGCCCATCGCGGTTGTGGCGGCGCCGGGCCCTTGCGGGTTCTGGCGGTCCCGGGCCCTTCGCGGGTCCTCGCAGGCCGGGCGGTGGTCTTGACAACTGGATTGGTCTGGACCAAATTGGGCGCGCTCCACCCTCCAACTCCCCCATGCCCGGAGGCACTTGTGGATCGCACCAGACCTCATGCCCGGCGCCGCCGCCTTCTGGCCATGTGTACGGCCGCGGCGCTGGCCGTACCCGGCCTGACCGTGCTCTCGTCGGCCGCCGTCGCTGCCGACGCGGACCTCGCCCGCAACGGCGGTTTCGAGTCCGGCCTCGACGGCTGGACCTGCACCGCGGGAACGGCGGTCAACTCACCGGTACACAGCGGGAGTTCCGCGCTCCAGGCGACGCCGGCCGGCAGTGACAACGCCCAGTGCACCCAAACGATCACGGTCAAACCGGACTCCCAGTACACGCTCAGCGGCTATGTCCGCGGCTCGTACGTCTACCTCGGCGCGAGCGGCACCGGCACCACGGACGTCTCCACCTGGACTCAGTCCGCGACGGACTGGCAGCAGCTCGGCACGACCTTCCGCACCGGTGCGTCCACGACCAAGGTCACGATCTACTTGCACGGCTGGTACGGCACCGGCGCGTACTACGCCGACGACATCTCGCTCGTCGGCCCGGGCGTGGCAGCGGGTCAGCCGCCCAGCGCGCCGACCGGCCTGAAGGCCGGCACGGTCACGTCTTCCTCCGTCGCCCTGTCCTGGTCGGCGGTGACGGGTGCGACGAGCTATTCCGTCTACCGGGACGGGATGAAGGTCCAGACAGCGACCGGTACTTCGGCCACGGTCACCGGCCTGTCGCCGTCGACCGCGTACGGCTTCCAGGTCACGGCGGTGAACGACGCGGGCGAGTCCGCGAAGTCGGCGAGCGTGACCGCGACCACCTCGGCCGGACCGGGCGGAGGCTCCACGGACCTCCCGGCCCACGCCCTCGTCGGCTACCTCCACGCGAGCTTCGCGAACGGCTCCGGCTACACGCGCCTGGCCGACGTCCCCGACAGCTGGGACGTCATCGACCTGGCCTTCGGCGAACCGACGTCGGTCACGTCGGGCGACATCCGCTTCACCCGCTGCCCGGTCACCGAGTGCCCGAACGTGGAGAGCGACGCCGACTTCAAGGCGGCGATCAAGGCCAAGCAGGCGGCCGGTAAGAAGGTGCTGATCTCGATCGGCGGCCAGAACGGCCAGGTGCAGCTGACGACCACGGCGGCCCGCGACACCTTCGTCTCCTCGGTCTCGAAGATCATTGACACCTACGGCCTGGACGGCCTGGACATCGACTTCGAGGGCCACTCCCTGTCCCTGGACGCGAACGACACGGACTTCAAGAACCCGACCACCCCGGTGATCGTCAACCTGATCTCCGCCCTGAAGACCCTCAAGGCCAAGTACGGCTCCAAGTTCGTCCTGACCATGGCCCCCGAGACGTTCTTCGTCCAACTCGGGTACCAGTACTACGGCCCGGGCAAGTGGGGCGGCCAGGACCCGCGTGCGGGGGCCTACCTCCCGGTGATCCATGCCCTGCGCGACGACCTGACCCTCCTCCACGTCCAGGACTACAACTCGGGCTCGATCATGGGCCTCGACAACCAGTACCACTCCATGGGCGGCGCCGACTTCCACATCGCCATGACCGACATGCTGCTCACCGGCTTCCCGGTGGCGGGCGACGCGAACAACGTCTTCCCGCCGCTGCGCCCCGACCAGGTGGCGATCGGCATGCCGGCGTCGATCAACGCGGGCAACGGCTACGTCTCCCCGTCGGAGGTCACCAAGACCCTGGACTGCCTGACGAAGAAAACGAACTGCGGCTCGTACGCGACCCACGGCACCTGGCCGGCCCTGCGCGGCCTGATGACGTGGTCGATCAACTGGGACCGGTTCGGGAGCTGGGAGTTCCAGAAGACGTTCGACGGCTTCTTCGGCTGAGGAACGCGGCGAGGCCGATCAGCAGCACGCCACACAGACACCAACTGGCCAGCACGTCGAGGGCCCAGTGGTAGCCGTGGCGGACCAGCCCGAGGCCGACGCCGAGGTTCAGCCCCAGGCAGGCGAGGAGGAGTCCGCGCCGAGCAGGCGGCGTGCGCAGCCAGGGCCACAGGATCAGGGTCGCCGCTCCGTAGGCGATCGCGGCCGTGGCTGTATGCCCCGAGGGGAAGTAACCCGTGCCCGGGCCCATGACCGGTGGGCCCGGCCGGGCTATCAGTTCCTTGAGCGGCACGATGACCGCCGGGACGACCGCCATGAGGACGGCCGCGGCGACGGAGGGCAGCCACCACCGGTGGGTACGGGCGGCACGCGCACGCCGGCCGACGTAGAACAGGACCGCCACCAGCACCGGCACGGCGACCACGATGTTCCCGAGATCGGCGAGGAGCCCGGAGACCCGGTCCGGGTGGACCACGCCCCCGCTCAGCCGCTCGTCGGCACGGGCGAGCGGACCGTGGACGGCGACCTGCCAGGTGATCAGCAGGAAGGTGCAGAGGAGGGCCGCGGAGGTCAGAAGGCAGGTCGGCCGCCCGGGAGCCAGGGGCTTTCCACCGTGCGGGGCAGGCGGATGCTTGGGGTCCGGGTCTCGGGAGGTCGACACGGTGCACAGCTTGTCAGGGCTGGTCGGCCGGGAGTCCCGCGGGTCCCGGTCCTCCCCGCACGGCGACAACAACCGCGGGGCTGGGATGATCGGCGCGTGACTGGCGAATCGGTTCGGCCCGGCCGCATGTGTGGGTGGAGCATCACGCACTGGACCCGGATGAGGTGTACCGGGTGGCCCTGAGGACGCGGCCGATGGGGACGTTCGCACGGGTCGCCGCGGACAGCGAAAATCCGACCACGATGCCGGGGAAGCCCTCAGCCGACTTGGTCGGTATCCATCACGTCCATCACGCCGTCTCGCACCTCTCACCACCACGCATGATTTGGTGCCTGGGGCCGAGATTGGCGTCGGGCGCACCCGCGTGATCCACTTCGCCCTGTCATGAACAGGCGGCCTCTGGGGAGGGGCCGCGCAGAAGGGGGGAGAGCGCGTCCATGCGCACCGCCGCAAACGAAACGACTCAGCCGTGCCCGGAGTGCGGGGCCGGAATCCGTGCGGACGGTCGGTTCACCATCTGGTGCGTCGCCTGTGAATGGAACGTGGACCCGGCAGGGCCACAGGAGGAGCACGGGCGGCTGGAAAGGGCGCGCCGCGCCTTGGCCCAACGGCACGGTGAGAAGCTGCTCGCAGAGGTGTTGGACGGGGGAATTCGGCGGCCGCGGCGGGACGCCTCCGCGCTCCTCGCCTACGCGATCGCGCTCGCCGTGCACGGCGTCACCGTGGCGCTGGCCGCGGGCGGGATCTGGTGTGTCGTGAGTGGCTGGGGTGGGGCGGGGATGGCGCTGGGCCTGTTCCTCCTGGTGGCGGCGTGGGCCCTCCGGCCGCGGCCTGCGCGGTTGCCCAAGGAATGGCCGGTGCTGCACCGCGCCGACGCCCCCGAGTTGTACGCGCTGGTCGACGAGGTTGCTCAGGTGGTCGGTACCCGCGGTGTGGACGTGATCACGGTCGGTGCGGAGGTCAATGCGAGCGTCATGGCCTATGGCGTGCGCGGACGCCGGTCGTTGATGCTGGGGCTGCCCCTGTGGGAGATCCTCACGCCGCAGCAGCGGGTGGCCCTGCTGGGCCACGAACTGGGCCACTACAGCAACGGGGACACCCGCCATGGTCTGGTCGTGGCGACGGCTTACCGTTCGCTGACCACCTGGCGCTACTACTTCCTTCCGATCGAGAACCCGTCCGGCGTCGAAATACTCGTCAACGTGCTCTACTTCGTGCCCAGTTTGCTCATCCAGGGCTTGCTGATGCTGCTGGACCAACTGATGCTGCGGGCCACCCAGCGTGCCGAGTACCTCGCCGACCGCGAGGCCGCCCGTGCCGGGTCCACCGAGGCCGCCGTGGGGCTCATGGACTGGCTCCTGGTCAGGGATTCGGCCGCCACCACCCTGCGGCGCGAGGCCAACAACGCCGCCCGGACCGGGCCGCGCGCCGCCCGCGAGGCCGAGGCCCGGGCTGACGAGCTGTGGGAGCGGCTCTCCGCGCACATGGCGTCGATCCCGGAGTACGAGTACGAGCGTCAGCGGCGGGTCGGCGCCCGACGCGGACACAGCGTCGACGCGACCCACCCTCCGACACACCTCAGGCGTCAGTGCCTGCTCGCCGACGCGCCCGTGCCCGCGGCCGTGGTGGGGGACGCAGACCGGGAGCGCCGGATCGCCGTGGAACTTGCCGACGCGCGCAGCACGGTGGCCCGGCGGATCGTAAGGGAGGGCTTCGACGGCTAGCGGCTTTCTGCGGATTGAGGCCCGCCCCGCGCAGTGCATGCTTTCCCGAGCTCTTGGAGGACTACCTGGCCTCGGCGAGTCCCGATCTGGTCCGGCAGATGCTCGCGGTCTGCGCAACCGTGCCGATGAGCGCGGATGCGCAGGAGGCTTGCAACGTCGAGAACTCGGGAAGTTGCCCGCGAGCGCGTCAGCCGCCGCCACAGCTACCGCCCCGCGTAATGATCAGGCGTCATTCGGGTGTGATGCCTAAGCGGTTGCGGGCTCGGAACAGTGAGAAAAATGCCTGATCAGAGGGGGCGGGCGAGTGTATCGTCGCCCGCATGCCTGAACTGATCTCACCCACAGTTCGACTCCGGTCCTCATGGCTCGCGGCGCGTGACGAGTGGCCTCCCGGTGCCCACCAGGACGGGACCGGATTGCGTCTCGCACCCGATGCCGACCTTGCCGGCTCCGAGGTCTTCTCGGTTTGGGTCGAGCGGCTGCGGAAGCAGTCGGACACGTCGGTTGCCTTGGGAGAGGGGCGCGTCCACGCCACCCACTGGTGGATAGTCGAGGGCGACAGCTATCTGGGCGCCATCGATGTGCGGCACTATCTGAACGCCTTTCTGCTCGATGTCGGCGGGCACATCGGCTACAGCATTCGGCCCTCCGCTCGCAGACGCGGCTTGGCCACCTGGGCCCTCGGGGCGGTTCTGCCCGAGGCCCGCGCGCTCGGCTTGGACAGGGTCCTCGTCACCTGCGACGACGACAACATCGGGTCGGCACGCAGCATCGAGCGCAACGGTGGTGTTCTGGAGGATGTGCGCTCCACCGACGCGGGCGTCAAGCGGCGCTACTGGATCGCGCTGTAGACAGTGGTGCAGCCGTGGCATCCCCACCCCGAACGCAGGTCGGCCGCCCCGGAACAGGGGGGGGCGTTCCGAGGCGGCCGACCGGATCGGTGTGCCGCCCGCCCCGGGGGGTTTGGGGCGTGCGGCCGTCCGATCGTGAGGAGAACCGGAGCCGGAAGCTCCGGGTGTGTGCGCGAGGCACGACCAGGTCGAAGCTGGGGAGGCCCCGGCCTGGTGTCGCCCACAGTCCCCTGTGGGCGGGGTGTATCTCTCATCTGGGTAGAACCTACGGCAGGAAAAACCGCTCCGACAGCCGGAATCGCGTCCCGTCATGCACCTCGCACACCTTCTTCACACGCTCTGCCCCCTGTCGCCCCAGCCCCGGAATCACGACGGACGGAGGGGCTGGGGCGGGAGGGCGTTCAGGGGCGCCCATGCTGTGGCTCAGCTGCGGGTTTCCTGTGGCGCGAGCGCCGGTTCCCCGTGGCTCAGATGCGTGCGAACGACTGCTCGATGATGTCGAGGCCCTCGTTCAGCAGGTCCTGGCCGATGACCAGCGGGGGCAGGAAACGCAGCACGTTGCCGTAGGTGCCACAGGTCAGGACCAGCAGGCCCTCCTGGTGGCAGGCCTTGGCGAGCGCGCCGGTCGCCTCCGGGTTCGGCTCCTTGGTCGTGCGGTCCTTGACCAGCTCGATCGCGATCATCGCGCCGCGGCCGCGGATGTCGCCGATGATGTCGAACTTCTCGGCCATCGCCGTGAGGCGGGCCTTCATCGTCTCCTCGATCTCCTTCGCCCGGGCGTTGAGGTCGAGCTCCTTCATCGTCTCGATCGCGCCCAGCGCACCCGCGCAGGCGACCGGGTTGCCGCCGTAGGTGCCGCCCAGGCCGCCCGCGTGCGCGGCGTCCATGATCTCGGCGCGGCCGGTCACGGCGGCCAGCGGGAGGCCGCCGGCGATGCCCTTGGCGGTGGTGATCAGGTCCGGGACGATGCCCTCGTCCTCGCACGCGAACCACTGGCCCGTGCGGCAGAAGCCGGACTGGATCTCGTCGGCGACGAAGACGATGCCGTTGTCGGCGGCGAACTGGCGGATCGCGGGCAGGAAGCCCTTCGCCGGCTCGATGAAGCCGCCCTCGCCGAGCACCGGCTCGACGATGATCGCGGCCACGTTGTCCGGGCCGACCTGCTTGGTGATCTGGTCGATGGCCTGGGCGGCGGCCTCCGGGCCCGCGTTCTCCGGGCCGGTCGGCCAGCGGTAGGCGTACGCCATCGGCATGCGGTAGACCTCGGGCGCGAACGGGCCGAAGCCGTGCTTGTACGGCATGTTCTTCGCCGTCAGGGCCATCGTGAGGTTCGTACGGCCGTGGTAGCCGTGGTCGAAGACCACGACCGCCTGGCGCTTGGTGTACGCGCGGGCGATCTTGACCGCGTTCTCGACGGCCTCGGCGCCCGAGTTGAACAGGGCCGACTTCTTGGCGTGGTCGCCGGGGGTCAGCTCGGCGAGGGCCTCGGCGACCTCCACGTAGCCCTCGTACGGCGTGACCATGAAACAGGTGTGCGTGAAGTCCTGGAGCTGGGCGGAGGCCCGGCGTACGACGGCCTCGGCGGAGGCGCCCACGGACGTCACGGCGATGCCGGAGCCGAAGTCGATCAGACGGTTGCCGTCGACGTCCTCGATGATGCCGCCGCCCGCACGCGTGGTGAAGACCGGCAGCACGGAGCCCACGCCCTGCGCGACCGCGGCAAGGCGGCGGGCCTGCAGCTCCTGCGACTTAGGGCCGGGGATGGCGGTGACGACGCGACGCTCCTGCGGAAGTGCGGTCATGGGGGCTCCCTGATGATCGTGCGAACCGAACCGGAGTTCCGGTGCACCAGGCGTTCCCGTGCACCGGGCGTGCCGGTGGGCCGGGTGGCCCGGTGGGCCGGGTGGTCCGGCCGGGGGTGTTTTTCGGACGCTTGCCTTCTTTTCTCGCAGGCTAAGGCGGGTCGCGGAGGGTGGGCATGCTCCATGTGGGCGCTTTGCGCGCCTCCGCTTGTCCGCAGTGGACAAGCAGTGGACATGGCGGTGGACATGGTGGTGCACAGGCGGTGGACACGGCTGAGCGGGACGCATCACCGCAGCACGGCCCCGTATGCGGTGAACTCCCCTTGCGGGGGCGTTAGATTGACTCGCTGATGGTGCAGGGAGCGGCTGGTCAGGGGGCAAGGGCGATGGACAGCGACGGGACGCAGGACGCGCGGGGCACACATGCGAATCCTGTGCCGCGCCCGGCGGGGCCGCCGGAGCGGCCTCCGGTGCCGCCGCGGCCGGCACAGGCGCCGGGTGTGCCGCCTGTGCCGGAGCAGGCTTCACGGTCCTCGTCGTCCGTCGCCGACTGGCTCAACGCTGCGAGGCCGAGTGCTCGACCCGGGATCTGGCGGTACGGCTATCGCCCGCCGAAGGGGGCGCAGGCACCGGAGCGGCTTGCTCCGGTGACCGTCGCCGGCATGTTGATCCCGTTCGTCGTGGCGCTCGTGGTGTGGTCCGCGTGGCGGCGCGGCGTCATGCCGTACCAGTTCGTCGTCCTGCGCCTGTTGACGCCGAGCAGCTGGTGGTGGGGCGGCACATCGACCTCGCCCAAGGAACAGGTGGGGCAGTCGGTCCGGTTCCCGGGGTGGGAGGCATTGACGGTCTACGACGGTGTCTTCTTCGCCGTACTTGTCGGCGCCGTGGCCATGCTGGGCAGCTGGCCTGCCATTATCCGCCACTACGTCGGCCGCAGGCCTCAGCCGTCACGCGCCCTGATCGCCGCCCTCCTCGCCCTGGTCGCTCTCAGTTTCGTCTTCCCGGAGGCTTTCCCGATCGTCGGCTGGGACGCGGTGCCGATCGTCGACCCGCTGCTCTCCCTTGTCGTACTGCTCTCCGACGGCTACGAACTGATGGCCTCCCCCCTCTTCACGAACACGCTCTACGCGGTCATCACGCTCCTTGTGCTGTGGCCGTTCGCCCGCGTCGGCGGTTGGTGGACATACGCGAAGGAACGACTCGGCGCACGCCGTGCCAGTACGTCCCCCGCCGCCCCGAAGGCGGTGCGGCGGCCCCGCGCCCAGTGGCCCGAACTGCGCGATGCCGGTCAGCAGGAGGCGGCCGAGGTGCTGACCACCGAGGTCGCGGCGGGCGGTATGAACGACGTCGACTGCGCGCGTGTCACGCGCGCGTGGGCGGCGGCCCGACGCGACGGCACACAGGCGGCGTTCCGGGACACCATCCTGCGCCAGGCCGGCGCCGCGTGGACGCATCCTTCCGGCGACCGTGACCTGCACCGCCGTACCACACGGCACGACCTGCTCACGGGACAGGTGCGCATCGGCCGCTGGGCGGCCGCGGAGCGCGCGCCGCTCGCCTTCCACGACGCGGGTGCGGCCCTCGGCCCGGACGTCCTTGGTACCTCGCTGCTCGCGGTCGGCCCGTCCGGCTCGGGCAAGACCCAGACCCTGATCGAGCCCGTGACCGAGGCACTGACCCTGCAGGCGCTCACTGGGGGCTGCACGGTCGTCGCGGTGTCGGCGGCCGGGAGCCCACTCGGCTCCGACTCCGCGTTCGACGTGATCGTACGTATCGGGGATCCGTCGTCCGTCCACGACCTAGACCCGTATGCGGAGTCCGACGACCCCGACGAGGCGGCCGCGATCCTCGCGGAAGCGCTGGTCGGCGACCTCGACGGCGTCAGCGGCCAGAGCGCCGCCACCGCGCTCGCCCAGCTGCTCGGCCCCCACCGGGCCGTGCATGGCCGCTTCCCCACCCTGCCGGAGCTGCGCGAACTCCTGGAGGGCGAGCCTGGTGCGCTGGCGGCGCTGCGAGACGCACTCGCCGGGGACGAGGTCATGCGCCGTGAACTGGACGCACGGATGCGGCAGACGGGCGCGCCGGGCGACGCGGGCCGCGCCCTTGCGGACCGGCTGGCGCTGCTGAACCGGCCGGTGTTCGCGGATTTCTTCGGAGGCGGCAGCGCCCACCGTGTCTTCTCCCTCCGTGCCGTCGCCCATCACCCCCTCCGGGTCCGCATCGACCTCCCCGAGCGCGGCCATGAGGAGGCCGCCCGGCTGATCACCCGGCTGGTGGCCGCGCAGTTCCACACGGTCGTACGGGAGGGCCGGCGCAGCCACTTCGCCTGCCTGGTGCTCGACGACGCGACCGGGACGGTCACTGCCGAGTCGGTGCGCCGTATCCAGCGGTTGCGGTCGCAGAACGCGGGTGTGGTGCTGGCCCTGCGCAGCGTCGGGGACGTTCCCGAGGCGCTGCACGGGCCGCTCTACGGTGCCGTCGGCTGCCGTATGGCGTTCTCCGGCGTCACCACCTGGGACGGCAGCCGGTTCGCGCAGGCCTGGGGCACCGAGTGGGTGGAGACGACGGAGGTCGCCAAGCACACGGTCTTCGCCGACCAGCCCATGACGCGGGCCATCCACGCCCTGCGCAAGCTGGTGACGGGCAAGGCGGTGACCACGGACGC
The Streptomyces sp. CGMCC 4.7035 DNA segment above includes these coding regions:
- a CDS encoding ABC transporter permease, with protein sequence MATVTEAPPPLAPTAPEQKPPRKRGRLVPYWLLLPGILWLIVFFALPMIYQASTSVQTGSLEQGYKVTWHFATYWDALSEYWPQFLRSVAYAAAATLLCLVLGYPLAYLIAFRAGRWRNLIMILVIAPFFTSFLIRTLAWKTILSDSGPVVSTLNTLHVLDVTNWLGWTAGDRVLATPLAVVCGLTYNFLPFMILPLYTSLERIDGRLHEAAGDLYAKPITTFRKVTFPLSMPGVVSGTLLTFIPAAGDYVNADLLGSTDTRMVGNVIQTQFLRILDYPTAAALSFILMAAILFMVTVYIRKSGTEDLV
- a CDS encoding M48 family metallopeptidase, which encodes MRTAANETTQPCPECGAGIRADGRFTIWCVACEWNVDPAGPQEEHGRLERARRALAQRHGEKLLAEVLDGGIRRPRRDASALLAYAIALAVHGVTVALAAGGIWCVVSGWGGAGMALGLFLLVAAWALRPRPARLPKEWPVLHRADAPELYALVDEVAQVVGTRGVDVITVGAEVNASVMAYGVRGRRSLMLGLPLWEILTPQQRVALLGHELGHYSNGDTRHGLVVATAYRSLTTWRYYFLPIENPSGVEILVNVLYFVPSLLIQGLLMLLDQLMLRATQRAEYLADREAARAGSTEAAVGLMDWLLVRDSAATTLRREANNAARTGPRAAREAEARADELWERLSAHMASIPEYEYERQRRVGARRGHSVDATHPPTHLRRQCLLADAPVPAAVVGDADRERRIAVELADARSTVARRIVREGFDG
- a CDS encoding phosphatase PAP2 family protein, translating into MSTSRDPDPKHPPAPHGGKPLAPGRPTCLLTSAALLCTFLLITWQVAVHGPLARADERLSGGVVHPDRVSGLLADLGNIVVAVPVLVAVLFYVGRRARAARTHRWWLPSVAAAVLMAVVPAVIVPLKELIARPGPPVMGPGTGYFPSGHTATAAIAYGAATLILWPWLRTPPARRGLLLACLGLNLGVGLGLVRHGYHWALDVLASWCLCGVLLIGLAAFLSRRSRRTSSGTPSSRTGPS
- a CDS encoding GNAT family N-acetyltransferase, whose amino-acid sequence is MPELISPTVRLRSSWLAARDEWPPGAHQDGTGLRLAPDADLAGSEVFSVWVERLRKQSDTSVALGEGRVHATHWWIVEGDSYLGAIDVRHYLNAFLLDVGGHIGYSIRPSARRRGLATWALGAVLPEARALGLDRVLVTCDDDNIGSARSIERNGGVLEDVRSTDAGVKRRYWIAL
- a CDS encoding chitinase — its product is MCTAAALAVPGLTVLSSAAVAADADLARNGGFESGLDGWTCTAGTAVNSPVHSGSSALQATPAGSDNAQCTQTITVKPDSQYTLSGYVRGSYVYLGASGTGTTDVSTWTQSATDWQQLGTTFRTGASTTKVTIYLHGWYGTGAYYADDISLVGPGVAAGQPPSAPTGLKAGTVTSSSVALSWSAVTGATSYSVYRDGMKVQTATGTSATVTGLSPSTAYGFQVTAVNDAGESAKSASVTATTSAGPGGGSTDLPAHALVGYLHASFANGSGYTRLADVPDSWDVIDLAFGEPTSVTSGDIRFTRCPVTECPNVESDADFKAAIKAKQAAGKKVLISIGGQNGQVQLTTTAARDTFVSSVSKIIDTYGLDGLDIDFEGHSLSLDANDTDFKNPTTPVIVNLISALKTLKAKYGSKFVLTMAPETFFVQLGYQYYGPGKWGGQDPRAGAYLPVIHALRDDLTLLHVQDYNSGSIMGLDNQYHSMGGADFHIAMTDMLLTGFPVAGDANNVFPPLRPDQVAIGMPASINAGNGYVSPSEVTKTLDCLTKKTNCGSYATHGTWPALRGLMTWSINWDRFGSWEFQKTFDGFFG
- a CDS encoding ABC transporter permease; its protein translation is MPFVNWLKRNLVVIAGLLTLGYLLLPNVVVTVFSFNKPKGRFNYEWQQFSLDAWKDPCGVADMCGSLSISLQIAVWATIGATILGTMIAFALVRYRFRARGAVNSLIFLPMAMPEVVMAASLLTLFLNMGAQLGFWTILIAHIMFCLSFVVTAVKARVMSMDPRLEQAAQDLYAGPFQTFLRVTLPIAAPGIAAGALLAFALSFDDFIITNFNAGSTVTFPMFVWGSAQRGTPVQINVIGTTMFIVAVLFVLVSMAIGNRRNRQKA
- a CDS encoding NAD(P)/FAD-dependent oxidoreductase is translated as MAPSAMTRWTKSLSEAQPVPYWLEDPGKPHPEPALTGTETCDLLVVGGGYSGLWTALIAKERDPRRDVVLVEGREAGWAASGRNGGFCAASLTHGLANGLTRWPDEIHTLQELGARNLDEIEKAVARYSLDCDFERTGEIDVATEAYQAWELRDWYEELDRRGLAEGTEFLDAEAVREQVDSPTFLAGLYDRRGVAMLNPAKLAWGLKRACLQLGVRVYEHTPALTLKPYGAGMAVRTPYGQVRARKVALGTNIFPNLLRRVRSYTVPVYDYALMTEPLTADQLASIGWKNRQGLGDSANQFHYFRLSADNRILWGGYDAIHHYGGRVRSEYDDRPETYAKLAGHFFTCFPQLEGIRFTHAWGGAIDTCSRFSAFFGTAHQGKVAYAAGFTGLGVGATRFGADVMLDLLAGERTERTELGMVRKKPLPFPPEPFAWTGIALTKWSLARADAQGGRRNLWLKTMDRLGLGFDS